One Jeotgalicoccus saudimassiliensis DNA window includes the following coding sequences:
- the fabD gene encoding ACP S-malonyltransferase: MSKLIIFPGQGAQYGGMAKDLYEQNDKSRAVLDEIFSYVNFDLKEIMFSEDDARLNDTKYTQPALFAHSLAVLAATGLKGNYLLGHSLGELPALVHAGVVSLEDGVKLVTTRGELMSQADSGAMAAVIGMGFKDLEEACISVSDDNSKVAPANINAPDQVVVSGDTDAVERFKELAKERGARRIIPLKVSGAFHSHLMEPARAEFKSFVDTIDFKDAQIPVIQNVSAKAETDASVIKHQFVEQITHPVRFVECVETAAELGVTEAVEVGPKKVQSGLVRKITKEISTSNIDTFEQAEVFLNE, translated from the coding sequence ATGAGTAAATTAATTATTTTTCCGGGACAGGGTGCCCAGTACGGAGGAATGGCTAAAGATTTATATGAACAGAACGATAAATCCCGCGCCGTACTCGATGAAATTTTTTCATATGTTAACTTTGACTTAAAAGAGATTATGTTCAGCGAAGATGATGCGCGTTTAAACGATACGAAATACACGCAGCCGGCATTATTCGCACACAGCCTGGCGGTTCTTGCAGCAACAGGTCTTAAAGGTAATTACCTGCTCGGTCATTCACTTGGTGAACTTCCGGCACTTGTACACGCAGGTGTCGTGTCACTGGAAGACGGGGTTAAGCTTGTAACGACCCGCGGTGAACTGATGAGTCAGGCGGACAGCGGTGCAATGGCAGCTGTAATCGGCATGGGCTTTAAAGATCTTGAAGAAGCGTGTATCAGCGTATCGGACGACAACTCCAAAGTTGCACCGGCAAACATCAATGCACCGGACCAGGTCGTTGTGTCAGGTGATACTGATGCAGTTGAACGCTTTAAGGAACTTGCGAAAGAACGCGGTGCACGCCGCATCATCCCATTAAAAGTATCGGGTGCATTCCACTCCCACTTAATGGAGCCGGCACGCGCCGAGTTTAAATCATTCGTCGATACGATTGACTTTAAAGATGCACAAATTCCGGTCATTCAAAACGTCAGCGCGAAAGCTGAAACGGATGCGTCGGTAATCAAACATCAGTTCGTTGAGCAGATTACACATCCGGTACGTTTTGTTGAGTGTGTGGAAACTGCTGCCGAGCTTGGTGTGACAGAAGCAGTGGAGGTCGGACCGAAGAAAGTCCAGTCCGGTCTGGTGCGTAAAATTACAAAAGAAATATCTACTTCAAATATCGATACATTCGAACAGGCAGAGGTGTTTTTAAATGAGTAA
- a CDS encoding sortase → MRIFIRSLGILMILAAIVLFFWQDIREYFTDQVNDRLITAYQDGDDDVKLNPIETLVTGVEQDTKGINIGENMAGVLEIASADILEPLYYGPLTEEKLRNGVSMLEETDHLDMQNIPIAGHRVEGAGIRFNYIDRAEVGDEINLITRDETRVYKITEMFEVEPSEVSVLDQNEGDVQELTLVTCEDYNPDTLLFEKRLIVTAELVEAE, encoded by the coding sequence TTGAGAATCTTTATAAGAAGTCTTGGAATACTGATGATACTGGCTGCGATTGTACTGTTTTTCTGGCAGGACATCCGCGAGTATTTTACAGATCAGGTCAATGACCGGTTAATTACAGCCTATCAGGACGGTGACGATGATGTGAAGCTGAATCCGATAGAAACGCTCGTCACCGGTGTCGAACAGGATACTAAAGGCATTAATATCGGTGAAAACATGGCCGGTGTACTGGAAATTGCCAGTGCAGATATTCTTGAGCCCCTGTACTATGGCCCGCTGACAGAAGAAAAACTCCGTAACGGCGTCAGCATGCTTGAAGAAACGGATCACCTCGATATGCAGAACATACCGATTGCCGGTCACCGGGTTGAAGGAGCCGGCATCCGGTTCAACTATATCGACCGAGCTGAAGTCGGCGATGAAATTAATCTAATTACCCGTGACGAAACGCGCGTCTATAAAATAACCGAAATGTTCGAAGTTGAGCCGTCGGAAGTAAGTGTGCTGGACCAGAACGAAGGCGACGTCCAGGAGCTGACGCTTGTGACGTGTGAAGATTATAATCCGGACACACTATTATTTGAGAAACGGCTGATTGTAACAGCCGAGCTTGTTGAGGCAGAATAA
- the rnc gene encoding ribonuclease III, whose product MDFKVVLDKVKTDASAQNKLDNFNVIFKEFADKINIKVDKTGLYQQAFMHSSYINDLGLDKRYNNERLEFLGDAVLELMVSDHIFNKYEELPEGRLTKLRANIVCEPSLVVFASKLDMPALILLGRGEEKTGGRNRPSIVSDAFEAFLGALYLDQGSAGAWKFLEDFVFPHIVSKDYNAVIDYKTMLQEYSHQAFSESVTYELVSASGPSHHRKFDTEVSIGGKVRGTGTGLSKKESEQQAARSALHALGQEV is encoded by the coding sequence ATGGATTTTAAAGTAGTGCTGGACAAAGTTAAAACCGATGCTTCGGCACAAAATAAACTCGATAATTTTAACGTTATATTTAAAGAATTCGCGGACAAAATTAATATTAAAGTCGATAAAACAGGTCTTTATCAGCAGGCGTTTATGCACAGCTCTTATATTAATGATCTCGGGCTCGATAAGAGATACAACAACGAGCGTCTCGAATTTCTCGGCGATGCAGTACTAGAATTGATGGTATCAGATCATATTTTTAACAAGTACGAAGAACTTCCTGAAGGCAGGCTGACTAAACTTCGTGCGAATATCGTGTGTGAACCTTCACTTGTAGTATTTGCCTCGAAACTCGATATGCCGGCATTAATTCTGCTCGGACGCGGCGAAGAAAAGACCGGGGGCAGAAACCGCCCGTCAATCGTCAGTGATGCGTTTGAAGCATTTCTCGGTGCACTGTATCTCGACCAGGGAAGCGCCGGTGCGTGGAAATTTTTAGAGGACTTTGTTTTCCCGCACATCGTTTCAAAAGACTATAATGCAGTCATCGACTATAAGACGATGCTGCAGGAATATTCGCATCAGGCGTTTTCCGAAAGTGTCACATATGAACTGGTGAGCGCATCTGGACCGAGCCACCACCGCAAGTTTGATACGGAAGTATCCATCGGCGGCAAAGTGCGCGGTACGGGGACAGGTTTATCGAAAAAAGAATCAGAACAACAAGCAGCGAGAAGCGCATTACATGCGCTCGGCCAAGAGGTGTAG
- the recG gene encoding ATP-dependent DNA helicase RecG — translation MSGIHVVQSPDRSIKELKGVGDKVAEKLSGIGITGMNDVLFTLPAGYIDHSVVNLNEAPDGANITIEGTVKTEPQVAFFRKGKSRLTFFMDVDGIYVKITFFNQPYLKSKIINGEFARLYGKFNRNKLEINGTKLIFEAGGGYQVKYPLGGVMQAKTFQKIVRSAFETATFNNDLPDTLKAKYKLMPIKDALHALHFPDSPDTVKAARRTIKFYELYHYQLKIMERRQKERVRSDRFIVDYDIDKLKLFIDTLPFELTGDQKKSVNDICRDFKQNISMHRLLQGDVGSGKTIVAGICVYAVKTIGEQSAVMVPTEVLANQHYESFKDTYGDELVIAKLTGTTKPAEKRDILARLAAGEIDLLVGTHSLIEDDVLFDRLSFIIIDEQHRFGVNQRDKLNNKAYRKNVLYMTATPIPRTLSITSYGDMDVSVIREMPAGRIPIETEWRRFKELDYVLGFVKSEIDKGHSAYIVAPLIEESETLDLKNVYEIHEIFEEYFSPEDVVLVHGRMKAEEKNEAMRSFEALEKPLLVSTTVIEVGINVPNATAIVIFNAERFGLSTLHQLRGRVGRSSKKSYCVLVSDPATENAKQRMDIMTSTTDGFVLSERDLEMRGPGDYFGVRQSGLPQFKVADITEDYRILEVARDEAVKVYESNNL, via the coding sequence ATGAGCGGCATTCATGTCGTGCAAAGTCCTGACAGAAGTATTAAAGAGCTGAAGGGCGTCGGCGACAAAGTAGCGGAAAAATTGTCCGGCATCGGCATTACGGGTATGAACGATGTACTCTTTACGCTGCCTGCCGGCTACATAGATCACAGCGTGGTCAATTTAAATGAAGCACCGGACGGTGCGAATATTACGATTGAAGGTACGGTGAAAACAGAACCGCAGGTTGCTTTTTTTAGAAAAGGCAAAAGCCGTCTGACATTCTTTATGGATGTCGACGGCATTTACGTTAAAATTACTTTCTTTAATCAGCCGTACTTAAAGAGCAAAATTATCAACGGTGAATTTGCACGTCTGTACGGTAAATTTAACCGCAACAAACTTGAAATTAACGGCACAAAACTGATCTTTGAAGCGGGCGGCGGCTATCAGGTGAAGTATCCGCTCGGCGGTGTCATGCAGGCGAAGACATTCCAGAAAATTGTCCGTTCGGCATTTGAGACGGCAACGTTTAACAACGATCTGCCGGATACGCTGAAAGCGAAATATAAACTGATGCCGATTAAAGACGCGCTGCACGCACTGCATTTTCCGGACAGTCCGGATACGGTCAAAGCAGCGCGCCGCACTATTAAATTTTATGAGCTGTATCACTACCAGCTTAAAATTATGGAACGCCGTCAGAAAGAACGTGTCAGAAGCGACCGTTTTATCGTCGACTATGATATTGATAAGCTTAAGCTCTTTATCGATACGCTGCCGTTTGAACTGACGGGCGATCAGAAAAAAAGTGTCAACGACATATGCCGCGATTTTAAGCAGAATATTTCCATGCACCGCCTTTTGCAGGGGGATGTGGGAAGCGGTAAAACGATTGTTGCCGGTATTTGTGTATACGCGGTGAAGACAATCGGCGAGCAGAGTGCCGTGATGGTACCGACAGAAGTGCTCGCAAACCAGCATTATGAAAGCTTTAAAGATACTTACGGTGATGAACTTGTGATTGCGAAATTGACGGGGACCACGAAACCGGCGGAGAAACGGGACATTCTGGCACGGCTTGCTGCCGGTGAAATCGACCTGCTCGTCGGTACGCATTCACTGATTGAAGACGATGTGCTGTTCGACCGTCTGTCGTTTATAATTATCGATGAGCAGCACCGGTTCGGTGTGAATCAGCGCGATAAACTGAATAATAAGGCATACCGTAAAAACGTGCTGTACATGACGGCGACACCGATACCGAGAACTTTATCGATTACATCATACGGCGATATGGACGTCTCAGTTATTCGTGAGATGCCTGCCGGACGCATTCCGATTGAGACGGAGTGGCGCCGCTTTAAAGAACTTGACTACGTGCTCGGTTTCGTTAAATCTGAAATCGATAAAGGGCACAGCGCCTACATCGTCGCGCCTCTAATTGAAGAGTCGGAGACGCTCGATTTAAAAAACGTCTACGAAATTCATGAGATTTTTGAAGAGTATTTCAGTCCGGAAGATGTCGTGCTCGTGCACGGGCGGATGAAGGCTGAAGAGAAAAATGAAGCGATGCGTTCGTTTGAAGCACTTGAAAAACCACTGCTCGTATCGACAACGGTTATCGAAGTCGGTATTAACGTGCCGAACGCAACGGCGATTGTAATTTTTAACGCCGAGCGCTTCGGACTGTCAACGCTGCATCAGCTGCGCGGACGGGTCGGACGAAGCAGTAAAAAGAGTTACTGTGTACTGGTCAGCGACCCCGCAACGGAAAACGCCAAGCAGCGTATGGATATTATGACGAGTACGACGGACGGCTTTGTCTTAAGCGAACGCGACCTCGAAATGCGCGGACCCGGAGATTATTTCGGAGTGCGCCAGAGCGGTCTGCCGCAGTTTAAAGTGGCCGATATTACCGAGGACTACAGAATACTTGAAGTCGCGCGCGATGAAGCAGTTAAAGTATATGAGAGTAATAATTTATAG
- the fapR gene encoding transcription factor FapR, with amino-acid sequence MVKLKKQERQSSLESHISEDPFLTDEQLANIFGVSIQTIRLDRLELNIPELRARIKNVAREGVDKIRSLSIQEVVGEIIDIELNESALSLFIIEEGHVFEKNHIARGHFLFAQANSLCVALIDEPLALTQSAAVDFKRPAKLHDKVIAKAKVTAMDNNKAHIEVESKVDGKVIFTGKFEMYYKDEGE; translated from the coding sequence ATGGTGAAGCTAAAAAAACAGGAACGTCAATCGAGTTTGGAGTCTCATATTTCCGAGGACCCGTTTTTAACGGATGAGCAGCTTGCAAATATTTTCGGTGTATCGATTCAGACGATACGTCTCGACCGGCTGGAACTGAACATTCCTGAGCTGCGTGCACGCATTAAAAATGTAGCGCGTGAAGGTGTCGACAAGATCCGCTCACTGTCTATTCAGGAAGTAGTCGGAGAAATTATCGATATTGAACTGAATGAGAGCGCGCTGTCGCTGTTTATCATAGAAGAGGGTCACGTGTTCGAAAAGAATCACATCGCACGGGGACACTTCCTGTTCGCCCAGGCGAACTCGCTTTGTGTCGCGCTGATCGATGAGCCGCTTGCGTTAACGCAAAGTGCGGCTGTGGATTTCAAGCGTCCGGCGAAGCTGCATGATAAAGTAATTGCAAAAGCGAAAGTTACAGCGATGGATAATAATAAAGCGCACATCGAAGTGGAATCAAAAGTCGATGGCAAAGTAATTTTTACTGGTAAATTTGAAATGTATTATAAAGACGAAGGTGAATAA
- the plsX gene encoding phosphate acyltransferase PlsX has protein sequence MAKIAVDLMGGDNAPKAIEEGILQAVDTFEDVEILAYGMAGSYSGNHPRVTFIEVTEKIESEDDPVKSVRRKKDSSLVRAVKAVEDGEAEAIVSAGNTGAIMSAGLFGVKRIKGIERPAITTMLPTTSGKGMLMLDMGANSENKPNHLLQFAQMASVYMENIEGRKNPTIGLINNGSEEIKGTELTKETYQLLKHSGLNFAGFFETRDILTGDVDIAVTDGFTGNVVLKTIEGTSSSLLGEVKKIMMKNPVNKLAALAMKNDFQELKNMLDYRQFGGAPLMGLQGNVIKAHGSSDATAIVNAVKQAKIMADSGTIDKIKDLIGETNE, from the coding sequence ATGGCTAAAATTGCTGTAGATTTAATGGGTGGAGATAACGCCCCGAAAGCGATAGAAGAAGGTATACTTCAGGCGGTGGACACGTTTGAAGATGTAGAGATTCTGGCATACGGCATGGCGGGAAGCTACAGCGGAAACCATCCGCGGGTTACTTTCATCGAAGTGACGGAAAAAATCGAATCGGAAGATGATCCGGTCAAATCTGTCAGACGCAAAAAAGACAGCTCGCTTGTCAGAGCGGTTAAAGCTGTTGAGGACGGTGAAGCAGAAGCAATCGTTTCAGCGGGGAACACCGGTGCGATTATGAGTGCGGGGCTCTTCGGCGTCAAACGGATTAAAGGAATCGAACGACCTGCAATTACGACGATGCTCCCGACAACATCCGGCAAAGGTATGCTGATGCTTGATATGGGTGCGAACTCTGAAAACAAACCGAACCATTTACTCCAGTTTGCACAGATGGCAAGCGTGTACATGGAAAATATTGAAGGGCGTAAAAATCCGACAATCGGTTTAATTAACAACGGCAGCGAGGAAATTAAAGGCACAGAACTGACGAAAGAAACTTATCAGCTGTTAAAACACAGCGGACTGAACTTCGCCGGGTTCTTTGAAACGCGTGATATTTTAACAGGTGATGTGGATATCGCAGTGACTGACGGTTTTACAGGGAACGTCGTATTAAAAACAATTGAAGGTACATCATCAAGCCTGCTCGGCGAAGTGAAGAAAATCATGATGAAGAATCCGGTGAACAAACTTGCGGCACTGGCAATGAAAAATGATTTCCAGGAGCTTAAAAACATGCTCGACTACAGACAATTCGGCGGTGCACCGCTGATGGGGCTGCAGGGCAACGTCATTAAAGCCCACGGTTCTTCGGATGCGACTGCGATTGTCAACGCGGTTAAACAGGCTAAGATTATGGCTGACTCAGGCACGATCGACAAAATTAAAGATTTGATAGGTGAAACAAATGAGTAA
- the sdaAA gene encoding L-serine ammonia-lyase, iron-sulfur-dependent, subunit alpha, translating into MFNSINQLTERALSEGISLSEVMIRQEMEATGQSYLDIYNLMKTNLTTMEGAVAEGLEGVHSTTGLTGMDAVKMQKYIESGKGLSGELNLLAIANAVSTNEVNAAMGKICATPTAGSAGVVPGVLFAMVKKDPSITEEQKIRFLFTSGAFGFVVANNASISGAAGGCQAEVGSASAMAAAALVELAGGTPEMSAHAFAIAMKNMLGLVCDPVAGLVEVPCVKRNAAGATNALTAADMALAGIESRIPADEVIEAMYKIGLTMPSALRETGRGGLAATPTGERLKAELFGAK; encoded by the coding sequence ATGTTTAACAGTATTAATCAATTAACAGAACGTGCACTGTCAGAAGGCATTTCACTGTCGGAAGTTATGATCAGACAGGAAATGGAAGCGACGGGGCAGAGTTATCTCGATATATACAATTTAATGAAAACAAACTTAACGACGATGGAAGGTGCTGTTGCAGAAGGGCTTGAAGGTGTTCATTCAACGACAGGCCTGACGGGTATGGATGCAGTGAAGATGCAGAAGTACATCGAATCCGGTAAAGGGTTAAGCGGTGAGCTGAACTTACTGGCGATTGCGAACGCAGTCAGCACGAACGAAGTCAATGCGGCAATGGGTAAAATCTGTGCCACACCGACAGCCGGCTCTGCAGGCGTTGTGCCGGGTGTACTGTTTGCGATGGTGAAAAAAGACCCGTCTATTACAGAAGAACAGAAAATCCGTTTCCTGTTCACGTCGGGTGCATTCGGTTTTGTCGTAGCAAATAACGCAAGCATCTCGGGTGCTGCAGGCGGCTGCCAGGCGGAAGTCGGCAGTGCCAGCGCAATGGCGGCAGCCGCCCTCGTGGAACTTGCAGGCGGAACGCCGGAGATGAGTGCGCACGCATTTGCGATTGCCATGAAGAATATGCTCGGACTCGTCTGCGACCCGGTCGCAGGACTGGTCGAAGTGCCGTGTGTTAAGCGTAATGCTGCAGGTGCAACAAATGCACTGACTGCTGCAGATATGGCACTCGCGGGTATCGAATCACGTATTCCTGCCGATGAAGTCATCGAAGCAATGTACAAAATCGGCTTAACGATGCCGTCGGCATTACGCGAAACAGGACGCGGCGGTCTGGCTGCAACTCCGACGGGAGAACGCTTAAAAGCTGAACTGTTCGGTGCGAAATAA
- the sdaAB gene encoding L-serine ammonia-lyase, iron-sulfur-dependent subunit beta, giving the protein MKFKSVFDIIGPVMVGPSSSHTAGAARIGLLARSLFGGQPDKVDIYLYGSFRDTYQGHATDVALLGGILGYDTDDERIINAKQEAADNDLTYNFIEMNEERSHPNTAVLHLYKGEEELVIEGVSIGGGKIELVSINGYNINISGNYHALLVFHKDEFGTIARVTTKLGDEQLNISQMSVSRKEKGQVALMTVELDDTISVEALEEIRAVKGVDRVIEMTGG; this is encoded by the coding sequence ATGAAATTTAAAAGCGTTTTTGATATAATCGGTCCAGTTATGGTCGGACCGTCATCATCACATACAGCAGGTGCAGCCCGCATCGGACTGCTTGCAAGAAGTCTGTTCGGCGGTCAGCCGGACAAAGTGGACATTTACCTGTACGGCTCATTCCGCGACACTTACCAGGGACACGCAACAGACGTGGCGCTGCTCGGCGGAATTTTAGGCTATGACACAGACGACGAAAGAATAATAAATGCAAAACAGGAAGCTGCGGACAATGATCTTACGTATAACTTCATCGAAATGAACGAGGAACGCTCGCACCCGAATACGGCAGTGCTGCATCTTTATAAAGGAGAAGAAGAGCTCGTCATCGAAGGCGTGTCCATTGGTGGCGGTAAGATAGAGCTCGTGAGCATTAACGGTTACAACATTAATATTTCAGGTAACTATCACGCGCTTCTGGTGTTCCACAAAGATGAATTCGGTACGATTGCACGCGTCACGACGAAACTCGGCGATGAACAGCTGAATATTTCCCAGATGAGTGTGTCCCGTAAAGAAAAAGGACAGGTCGCATTAATGACTGTCGAGCTCGACGATACAATTTCAGTGGAAGCATTAGAGGAAATCAGAGCGGTTAAAGGTGTAGACCGTGTAATTGAAATGACAGGAGGCTAA
- the fabG gene encoding 3-oxoacyl-[acyl-carrier-protein] reductase → MSKIALVTGASRGIGREIALTLAEDGHTVIVNYSGSKDKADDVVKEIEAKGGTAESYQCHVQNADDVKAMIKHITDTYGSIDIVVNNAGITRDNLLMRMKEEEFDDVIDVNLKGAFNVIKSVSRPMIRQKSGRIVNISSIVGSLGNAGQTNYVATKAAIDGMTKSVARELASKNITVNGVAPGFIKSDMTDVLGDDIKDGMMQQIPLKHFGETKDIANAVSFLTSDKASYITGQILHVNGGMYMG, encoded by the coding sequence ATGAGTAAAATTGCATTGGTTACAGGTGCATCTCGCGGTATCGGCCGTGAGATTGCATTAACACTGGCTGAAGACGGCCATACGGTAATCGTGAACTATTCAGGATCAAAAGACAAAGCGGACGACGTTGTCAAAGAAATCGAAGCAAAAGGCGGCACAGCTGAAAGCTACCAGTGCCACGTGCAGAACGCAGACGACGTTAAAGCGATGATTAAACACATTACGGATACGTACGGCTCAATCGACATCGTTGTTAACAACGCGGGCATTACACGCGACAATCTGTTAATGCGCATGAAAGAAGAAGAATTCGATGATGTAATCGACGTCAATCTTAAAGGTGCATTTAATGTAATTAAGAGCGTGTCGCGTCCGATGATCCGTCAGAAATCAGGACGTATCGTCAACATTTCGAGCATTGTCGGTTCACTCGGCAACGCCGGACAGACGAACTACGTTGCAACGAAAGCTGCAATTGACGGCATGACAAAATCCGTTGCCCGTGAACTGGCTTCGAAAAACATTACAGTGAACGGTGTTGCGCCGGGCTTCATCAAGAGCGATATGACAGACGTCCTCGGAGATGATATTAAAGACGGCATGATGCAGCAGATTCCATTGAAACATTTCGGTGAAACGAAGGATATTGCAAACGCTGTAAGCTTCTTAACAAGCGACAAAGCATCGTACATTACAGGTCAGATATTACACGTCAACGGCGGTATGTACATGGGTTAA
- a CDS encoding DAK2 domain-containing protein, producing the protein MDKIDGLMFRQMILSGARNLKKNADYVDSLNVFPVPDGDTGTNMNLSMSSGAAEVEPLKDAHIGNVGKHFSKGLLMGARGNSGVILSQLFRGFSKAIESKEFIDAEEFIEALRQGVNTAYKAVMKPVEGTILTVAKDAGTKAEEFKDSGASMIDVMTATLEEAKAALQRTPDLLPVLKEVGVVDSGGQGLVYVYEGFLSAMTGEEIEEDPAQAEASFAADAHDHDHDNDFNDFMSVDDIEFGYCTEFMVRFEDDKRKFNEDEFRSEMSEFGDSLLVINDDEIVKVHVHTETPGEAFTYAATYGELIKMKVENMREQFRTVHGETNTAAVEKQSYDTAIITISTGDGINELFKSIGVTHVINGGQTMNPATEDIVNVIKDEDVKQVIILPNNKNIIMAAEQAVEVLDIPAAVVASTSIPEGLASMLSFNPEASLEDNKAAMSESLEHVQTGQVTYSVRDTKIDGVDIKKDQHMGIAEGKIITANDSKKDTLHTLITGMIDEDTEIITILIGEDGSEEEVEAVVEDIEGTHEDVEFEIHNGAQPVYSYLISVE; encoded by the coding sequence ATGGATAAGATAGATGGCTTGATGTTCCGCCAGATGATTTTGAGCGGGGCGCGTAATCTGAAAAAAAATGCTGATTATGTAGATTCATTAAACGTTTTCCCCGTTCCGGACGGTGATACGGGTACGAACATGAATCTTTCGATGTCTTCAGGTGCAGCAGAGGTTGAACCGTTAAAAGACGCGCATATCGGTAACGTAGGAAAACATTTCTCTAAAGGACTGCTTATGGGTGCACGCGGTAACTCGGGTGTAATTCTGTCGCAATTATTCAGAGGGTTCTCTAAAGCGATTGAATCCAAGGAATTTATCGATGCAGAGGAATTTATCGAAGCATTAAGACAAGGTGTAAACACTGCATATAAAGCAGTCATGAAACCTGTTGAAGGTACAATTTTAACAGTCGCTAAGGATGCGGGCACAAAAGCGGAAGAATTTAAAGACAGCGGTGCATCGATGATCGATGTGATGACTGCGACGCTTGAAGAGGCAAAAGCTGCACTTCAGCGCACGCCGGACCTGCTGCCGGTACTGAAAGAAGTCGGCGTTGTCGATTCGGGCGGCCAGGGACTTGTGTACGTTTACGAAGGATTTCTGAGTGCAATGACAGGTGAGGAAATTGAGGAAGACCCTGCACAGGCAGAGGCATCTTTTGCAGCTGACGCACATGATCACGACCACGATAATGATTTTAACGATTTTATGAGCGTTGATGATATCGAGTTCGGTTACTGTACTGAGTTTATGGTTCGCTTTGAAGACGATAAACGCAAATTCAACGAAGACGAATTCCGCAGTGAAATGAGCGAATTCGGTGACTCGCTGCTTGTAATCAACGATGACGAAATCGTTAAAGTTCACGTTCATACAGAGACTCCGGGTGAAGCATTTACGTATGCTGCAACATACGGAGAGCTCATCAAGATGAAAGTTGAAAACATGCGCGAACAATTCAGAACTGTTCACGGGGAAACGAATACAGCTGCAGTCGAAAAGCAGTCTTACGACACAGCGATTATTACGATTTCTACAGGTGACGGAATTAACGAACTCTTCAAGAGCATCGGTGTGACGCACGTGATCAACGGCGGACAGACGATGAACCCGGCAACAGAAGACATCGTTAACGTTATTAAAGACGAAGATGTGAAGCAGGTTATTATACTGCCGAACAATAAAAATATTATTATGGCAGCTGAACAGGCTGTAGAAGTATTGGATATTCCTGCAGCAGTGGTTGCTTCAACATCTATTCCGGAAGGACTTGCAAGTATGTTAAGCTTTAATCCGGAAGCTTCACTTGAAGACAACAAAGCTGCAATGAGCGAGTCGCTGGAGCATGTCCAAACAGGACAGGTGACATATTCGGTCCGTGACACTAAAATAGACGGTGTCGACATAAAGAAAGATCAGCATATGGGTATTGCCGAAGGTAAGATTATTACTGCCAACGACTCTAAAAAAGATACGCTTCACACATTAATCACCGGGATGATTGATGAAGATACTGAAATCATTACGATTCTTATCGGTGAAGACGGCTCTGAAGAGGAAGTTGAAGCAGTAGTTGAAGATATTGAAGGCACGCATGAGGATGTTGAATTTGAAATTCATAATGGTGCTCAGCCAGTCTACAGTTATCTAATATCTGTTGAATAA
- a CDS encoding acyl carrier protein: MANIDKIKDIIVDKLGIDEEKVTREASFKDDLGADSLDIAELVMELEDEFDMEIPDEEAEKINTVGDALDFIDKIEKEQ, encoded by the coding sequence ATGGCTAATATTGATAAAATCAAAGACATCATCGTTGACAAACTTGGCATCGATGAAGAAAAAGTAACAAGAGAAGCATCTTTCAAAGATGACCTTGGAGCAGACTCACTTGACATCGCTGAATTAGTGATGGAACTTGAAGATGAGTTTGATATGGAAATCCCTGATGAGGAAGCTGAAAAAATCAACACAGTAGGCGACGCATTAGATTTCATTGACAAAATTGAAAAAGAACAATAA